In the genome of Candidatus Microbacterium phytovorans, one region contains:
- a CDS encoding transcriptional regulator: MDPGTDDVATLDLPEELRTFVEDFAFAWGAAGNPRMDGRVLGLLLIVDRPFLSSAQIADMLGASAGAVSMSTRALVSLGFLKPHSLPGDRSRYFRVEEDVWGSFLAGERDYARRITSTIEYGLDAVAPDAVGPRTRLNNARRYMVWLVGYHRKMLSDWEAYRDSGADEDDAS, translated from the coding sequence ATGGACCCAGGCACGGACGACGTGGCGACCCTCGATCTTCCCGAGGAGCTGCGCACCTTCGTCGAGGACTTCGCCTTCGCGTGGGGAGCTGCCGGCAACCCCCGCATGGACGGCCGCGTCCTGGGGCTGCTCCTCATCGTCGATCGCCCGTTCCTCTCGTCGGCCCAGATCGCCGACATGCTCGGCGCGAGCGCCGGTGCCGTCTCGATGTCCACGCGGGCGCTGGTGAGCCTCGGCTTCCTCAAGCCGCACTCCCTGCCGGGCGACCGCAGTCGCTACTTCCGCGTGGAGGAGGACGTCTGGGGCAGCTTCCTCGCCGGAGAGCGCGACTACGCCCGTCGCATCACCTCCACGATCGAGTACGGACTGGATGCCGTGGCGCCCGACGCCGTGGGCCCGCGCACGCGGCTCAACAACGCGCGGCGCTACATGGTGTGGCTCGTCGGCTATCACCGCAAGATGCTCAGCGACTGGGAGGCCTACCGGGACTCCGGCGCCGACGAGGACGACGCCTCGTGA
- the rlmN gene encoding 23S rRNA (adenine(2503)-C(2))-methyltransferase RlmN: MEDSTPVRATGPRQVRPRTEGWTQRTDAEGKPLLQFAAPKRGMPPAHLADLTPEQRVERVKELGMPGFRAKQLEKHYFQHYTSDPAAMTDLPAAGREEFVAAMLPPLLTEVRRLETDKGDTIKFLWKLHDGALVESVLMRYPGRITLCVSSQAGCGMNCPFCATGQAGLTRNMSAAEIVEQIVRANRLIADGGFGRAHHEGERVTNIVFMGMGEPLANYNRVLTAVRAMVDPAHGLGMSARGITVSTVGLVPAINKLAAEDIPVTFALSLHAPDDGLRDEMIPINSRWKVDEALDAARNYFEKTGRRVSIEYALIKDMNDHAWRADLLADKLNARGRGWVHVNPIPLNPTPGSVWTASDVPVQNEFVRRLNDAGIPTTLRDTRGKEIDGACGQLVATEEDKAAATRA; encoded by the coding sequence ATGGAAGACTCCACCCCCGTGCGCGCGACCGGCCCCCGTCAGGTGCGCCCGCGCACCGAGGGCTGGACGCAGCGCACCGACGCCGAGGGCAAGCCGCTGCTGCAGTTCGCGGCACCCAAGCGCGGTATGCCTCCCGCACACCTGGCCGATCTGACGCCCGAGCAGCGTGTCGAGCGCGTGAAGGAGCTCGGGATGCCGGGCTTCCGCGCGAAGCAGCTCGAGAAGCACTACTTCCAGCACTACACGTCCGATCCGGCGGCCATGACCGACCTGCCGGCGGCGGGGCGTGAGGAGTTCGTCGCCGCGATGCTGCCCCCGCTGCTCACCGAGGTGCGGCGGCTGGAGACCGACAAGGGCGACACGATCAAGTTCCTGTGGAAGCTCCACGACGGCGCCCTCGTCGAGTCGGTGCTCATGCGCTACCCGGGCCGCATCACGCTGTGCGTGTCGAGTCAGGCCGGCTGCGGCATGAACTGCCCCTTCTGTGCCACGGGCCAGGCGGGTCTGACCCGCAACATGTCGGCGGCAGAGATCGTGGAGCAGATCGTCCGCGCCAATCGCCTCATCGCCGACGGCGGGTTCGGGCGCGCGCACCACGAGGGCGAGCGGGTCACGAACATCGTCTTCATGGGCATGGGAGAGCCGCTCGCGAACTACAACCGGGTGCTCACCGCGGTGCGGGCCATGGTCGATCCGGCGCACGGACTCGGTATGAGCGCGCGCGGCATCACCGTCTCCACGGTCGGCCTCGTTCCCGCGATCAACAAGCTCGCCGCCGAGGACATCCCCGTGACGTTCGCGCTGTCGCTCCACGCGCCCGACGACGGCCTGCGCGACGAGATGATCCCCATCAACTCGCGCTGGAAGGTCGACGAGGCGCTGGATGCCGCGCGCAACTACTTCGAGAAGACCGGTCGCCGCGTCTCGATCGAGTACGCACTCATCAAGGACATGAACGACCACGCGTGGCGCGCCGACCTGTTGGCCGACAAGCTGAACGCCCGCGGGCGGGGATGGGTGCACGTCAACCCCATTCCGCTGAACCCCACGCCGGGGTCGGTGTGGACGGCATCCGACGTCCCCGTGCAGAACGAGTTCGTCCGCCGCCTGAACGACGCCGGCATCCCGACGACGCTCCGCGACACCCGCGGCAAGGAGATCGACGGCGCGTGCGGTCAGCTCGTCGCCACCGAAGAGGACAAGGCCGCCGCGACCCGCGCCTAG
- a CDS encoding ABC transporter ATP-binding protein, translated as MSGALLEVAGLSVDFVVGAETVHAVRDVSFTLDRGEVVALVGESGSGKSVTALSLVGLLPRGARVRGTALLDGDDLLAMNPAQREAVRGTRIGVVFQDPGSALDPVFTIGSQIEEMLIVHRPGMTRSERRARVIELLEQVEIADPASRLGSYPHQLSGGQAQRVMIAIALACDPEILIADEPTTALDVTVQREVLDVLRRLRDRIGTSIIMITHDMGVVADIADRVVVMRDGRVEESAGVRELFAAPQADYTRRLLAAVPRLGAPERAVPAGETAVLEVDALSVVYGRGARAVAAVDDVSLRVGEGEIVALAGESGSGKSTIGRCALGLAPISSGAVRIDGVDLARVRGRRAVAVKRRVGVVFQNSTAALDPRHTIGDSIEEPLRVHGGLRGAVLRSRTAELLDAVGLPSAWHRRYPHELSGGQRQRVAIARAISLRPRLLIADEPTSALDVSVQATVLDLLRDLQRELRFACLFISHDLAVVDELCDRIVVLQRGRVVEEGSRVDVLRRPQHPYTRALIASSPVPDPVEQARRREAVPTG; from the coding sequence GTGAGCGGCGCGCTGCTGGAGGTGGCCGGTCTGTCGGTCGACTTCGTCGTGGGAGCCGAGACGGTCCACGCGGTGCGCGACGTGTCGTTCACGCTGGATCGCGGCGAGGTGGTGGCGCTCGTGGGGGAGTCGGGCTCGGGCAAGAGCGTGACCGCCCTCTCGCTCGTCGGCCTCCTTCCGCGCGGGGCGCGTGTGCGCGGCACCGCACTGCTCGACGGCGACGACCTCCTGGCCATGAATCCCGCTCAGCGCGAGGCCGTGCGCGGCACCCGCATCGGCGTCGTCTTCCAGGACCCGGGGAGCGCCCTCGATCCCGTCTTCACGATCGGTTCGCAGATCGAGGAGATGCTGATCGTCCACCGACCCGGGATGACCCGGTCGGAGCGCCGCGCGCGAGTGATCGAGCTGCTGGAGCAGGTGGAGATCGCCGATCCTGCGTCTCGGCTCGGGAGCTACCCTCATCAGCTGTCCGGGGGCCAGGCCCAGCGCGTCATGATCGCGATCGCGCTCGCGTGCGACCCCGAGATCCTCATCGCAGACGAGCCGACGACCGCGCTCGACGTCACCGTGCAGCGTGAAGTGCTCGACGTGCTCCGGCGGCTGCGTGACCGCATCGGCACCTCGATCATCATGATCACCCACGACATGGGGGTCGTCGCCGACATCGCCGACCGGGTCGTGGTCATGCGCGACGGACGCGTGGAGGAGTCGGCGGGGGTTCGTGAGCTCTTCGCCGCGCCGCAGGCCGACTACACGCGGCGGCTGCTGGCCGCCGTCCCGCGGCTCGGTGCCCCCGAGCGCGCCGTACCCGCCGGCGAGACGGCCGTCCTCGAGGTCGACGCCCTCTCGGTCGTGTACGGGCGTGGAGCCCGCGCGGTCGCCGCCGTCGACGACGTGAGCCTTCGCGTCGGGGAGGGGGAGATCGTCGCCCTCGCCGGCGAGTCCGGCTCGGGGAAGTCGACCATCGGTCGGTGCGCGCTCGGGCTCGCGCCCATCTCGTCGGGCGCGGTCCGCATCGACGGCGTCGACCTCGCCCGCGTGCGCGGGCGCCGCGCCGTGGCCGTCAAGCGCCGCGTCGGTGTCGTGTTCCAGAACTCCACCGCCGCGCTCGACCCGCGCCACACGATCGGCGACTCCATCGAGGAGCCGCTCCGCGTGCACGGGGGGCTGCGTGGCGCGGTGCTCCGGTCGCGCACGGCCGAGCTGCTCGACGCGGTCGGACTCCCGTCGGCGTGGCACCGTCGGTACCCGCACGAACTCTCCGGGGGCCAGCGCCAGCGCGTCGCCATCGCGCGTGCCATCTCGCTGCGGCCGCGTCTGCTGATCGCCGACGAGCCGACCAGCGCGCTCGATGTCTCGGTGCAGGCGACCGTCCTCGACCTCCTGCGCGACCTGCAGCGCGAACTCCGCTTCGCCTGTCTGTTCATCAGTCACGATCTGGCTGTGGTCGACGAGCTCTGCGACCGGATCGTGGTGCTCCAGCGCGGACGGGTGGTCGAAGAGGGCTCGCGTGTCGACGTGCTGCGGCGGCCGCAGCATCCGTACACGCGAGCGCTCATTGCCTCGTCGCCCGTGCCCGATCCCGTGGAGCAGGCCCGCCGACGCGAAGCGGTCCCGACAGGCTGA
- a CDS encoding response regulator transcription factor, protein MNIRIGIIDDHPAMVLGTTALFAAEPGVQVAASGATVTELLTWRLKLDVVLLDLVLADGSSPAENIRRLHPVGARVLAYTSGDRAHLVREAARAGAIGMIRKTEDPAAIVAAVRRAAAGEPVATVDWAAALDSDVPFVSSKLTPREAEVLTLYASGETADQVAAALFVSTATIHDHIRRIRAKYAASDRAAPTKVDLFRRAVEDGLVPPQ, encoded by the coding sequence ATGAACATTCGCATCGGCATCATCGACGACCATCCCGCGATGGTCCTCGGCACCACCGCGCTGTTCGCCGCCGAGCCGGGCGTCCAGGTCGCCGCCAGCGGCGCCACGGTGACCGAGCTGTTGACGTGGCGGCTGAAGCTCGACGTCGTCCTGCTCGACCTCGTCCTCGCTGACGGCAGCTCTCCGGCCGAGAACATCCGCCGACTCCACCCCGTCGGCGCGCGCGTGCTCGCGTACACCTCGGGAGACCGGGCTCACCTGGTGCGCGAGGCGGCGCGAGCGGGGGCGATCGGCATGATCCGGAAGACCGAGGACCCCGCGGCCATCGTCGCCGCCGTCCGCCGTGCCGCTGCCGGCGAACCCGTCGCCACGGTGGACTGGGCGGCGGCACTGGACTCCGACGTGCCCTTCGTGAGTTCCAAGCTCACACCGAGAGAGGCCGAGGTCCTCACCCTGTACGCCTCGGGGGAGACCGCCGATCAGGTCGCGGCGGCCCTGTTCGTCTCGACCGCGACCATCCACGACCACATTCGCCGCATCCGAGCGAAGTACGCGGCATCCGATCGCGCCGCCCCGACGAAGGTCGATCTGTTCCGTCGAGCGGTCGAGGACGGTCTCGTCCCCCCGCAGTAG
- a CDS encoding NUDIX domain-containing protein produces the protein MPATSAGILLYRLDEAGGVTVLVAHMGGPYWASKDEGAWSIPKGEVEDGEGMLDAARREFREELGVEPPSASEGAYAELGTFAYSSGKRVTVFVADGASFSTTEFAFGTFEIEWPPRSGQRATFPEVDRAEWMPVAAAREHLVVGQRPALDRLTDLLRELP, from the coding sequence ATGCCCGCGACGAGCGCCGGCATCCTGCTGTATCGCCTCGACGAGGCGGGCGGGGTGACGGTGCTCGTCGCGCATATGGGCGGCCCGTACTGGGCGTCGAAGGACGAGGGGGCGTGGTCGATCCCGAAGGGCGAGGTGGAGGACGGCGAGGGGATGCTCGATGCGGCCCGCCGCGAGTTCCGTGAGGAGCTGGGCGTCGAGCCGCCGTCGGCATCCGAGGGCGCATATGCCGAACTCGGCACATTCGCCTACTCGTCGGGGAAGCGGGTGACGGTGTTCGTCGCCGATGGCGCGTCCTTCAGCACGACGGAGTTCGCATTCGGCACGTTCGAGATCGAGTGGCCGCCGCGCTCGGGTCAGCGTGCGACCTTTCCCGAGGTCGATCGAGCGGAGTGGATGCCGGTGGCCGCCGCGCGCGAACACCTCGTCGTGGGACAGCGGCCCGCGCTGGATCGGTTGACCGACCTGCTGCGCGAGCTTCCCTGA
- a CDS encoding aldo/keto reductase family protein, with protein MVNYRYLGNSGFKVSEITYGNWVTHASQVGDDAAIATVHKALDLGITSFDTADTYANTAAEVVLGKALKGLERAEYELFTKVYWPIGKKGPNDQGLSRKHIFDGIHGSLRRLGVDYVDLYQAHRYDYETPLEETMQAFADIVRQGKALYIGVSEWTAEQLRDGHALAKELGFQLVSNQPQYSALWRVIEGKVVPTSEELGISQIVWSPMAQGVLSGKYLPGQPVPEGSRATDEKSGANFIQRFLQDDVLEAVQRLKPIAAEAGLTMPQLAIAWVLHNPNVAAALVGASRPEQLEDSVKASGVVLDDDTKAAIDAALAPAAVTDVELTYTVSPKSRPA; from the coding sequence ATGGTCAACTATCGCTATCTCGGCAACAGCGGCTTCAAGGTCTCGGAGATCACCTACGGCAACTGGGTGACGCACGCGTCTCAGGTCGGCGACGACGCCGCCATCGCGACCGTCCACAAGGCGCTCGATCTCGGGATCACCTCCTTCGACACCGCCGACACCTACGCCAACACGGCGGCGGAGGTCGTGCTCGGCAAAGCGCTGAAGGGGCTCGAGCGTGCAGAGTACGAACTCTTCACGAAGGTCTACTGGCCGATCGGCAAGAAGGGCCCGAACGATCAGGGCCTCTCCCGGAAGCATATCTTCGACGGCATACACGGCTCGCTGCGCCGTCTGGGCGTCGACTACGTCGATCTGTACCAGGCGCACCGCTACGACTACGAGACCCCGCTCGAGGAGACGATGCAGGCGTTCGCCGACATCGTCCGTCAGGGCAAGGCCCTGTACATCGGCGTGAGCGAGTGGACCGCCGAACAGCTCCGCGACGGCCACGCCCTCGCAAAGGAGCTGGGCTTCCAACTGGTGTCGAACCAGCCGCAGTACTCCGCGCTGTGGCGCGTCATCGAGGGCAAGGTCGTCCCGACGTCGGAGGAGCTGGGCATCTCGCAGATCGTCTGGTCGCCGATGGCGCAGGGCGTGCTGTCCGGCAAGTACCTTCCCGGACAACCGGTGCCCGAGGGGTCACGCGCGACCGACGAGAAGAGCGGGGCGAACTTCATCCAGCGCTTCCTGCAGGACGACGTGCTCGAGGCGGTGCAGCGGCTGAAGCCCATCGCGGCTGAGGCGGGACTGACGATGCCGCAGCTCGCGATCGCCTGGGTCCTGCACAACCCGAACGTAGCCGCCGCCCTCGTCGGCGCCTCGCGCCCCGAGCAGCTCGAGGACTCCGTCAAGGCCTCCGGTGTCGTCCTCGACGACGACACGAAGGCCGCGATCGACGCGGCGCTCGCTCCGGCTGCAGTGACCGACGTGGAACTGACGTACACGGTGTCGCCGAAGAGCCGTCCGGCCTGA
- a CDS encoding class C sortase, which translates to MTSSVSTGRRARRERHRPSRLVPFLVAAIFVAGAVTLLYPTAAAWITQYQQSQIIAALSDEVDQLPADGLGAALEAAHAYNARLTGEAVVGANSHVPTAEAEEDAETPYGEQLLANSGGLMGRLKIPSISVDLPIYHGTSDLTLLRGVGHLEGTSLPVGGASTHSVLTAHRGLASAELFTNLDRVEVGDTLTIEIFGETLTYRVRETQVVEPTETETLRPVRGDDLVTLVTCTPLGINTQRILVTGERITPTPIEDVKAAGQVPDIPGFPWWAVLLGAVVLAAALYVWLAGRPRRRTADAAKPADPKPTEPKPTEPTSPAETRTDAHTGGGGEADSDNDGGPTTAAATDTEVLALLRP; encoded by the coding sequence ATGACCTCCTCCGTCTCCACGGGACGTCGCGCTCGGCGCGAACGGCACAGGCCGAGCCGCCTGGTGCCGTTCCTCGTCGCGGCGATCTTCGTCGCCGGCGCGGTCACGCTCCTCTACCCCACGGCGGCCGCGTGGATCACGCAGTATCAGCAGTCGCAGATCATCGCCGCCCTGTCGGACGAGGTCGATCAACTGCCGGCGGATGGACTCGGTGCGGCACTCGAGGCCGCCCACGCATACAACGCACGGCTCACGGGCGAAGCGGTCGTGGGAGCGAACTCGCACGTTCCGACCGCCGAGGCCGAAGAAGACGCGGAGACGCCGTATGGCGAGCAGCTCCTGGCCAACAGCGGCGGACTGATGGGGCGGTTGAAGATCCCCTCCATCTCCGTGGACCTCCCGATCTACCACGGCACGAGCGACCTCACGCTGCTTCGCGGCGTCGGGCACCTCGAGGGCACCTCGCTCCCCGTCGGCGGCGCCTCGACGCACTCCGTCCTCACGGCGCATCGCGGTCTCGCCAGCGCCGAGCTCTTCACGAACCTCGACCGTGTCGAGGTCGGCGACACCCTGACGATCGAGATCTTCGGCGAGACGCTCACGTACCGGGTGCGCGAGACGCAGGTGGTCGAGCCGACGGAGACCGAGACGCTGCGTCCCGTCCGCGGCGACGACCTCGTCACCCTCGTCACCTGTACTCCGCTCGGGATCAACACCCAGCGCATCCTGGTCACCGGGGAGCGCATCACGCCCACGCCCATCGAAGACGTGAAGGCGGCGGGCCAGGTGCCCGACATCCCCGGCTTCCCGTGGTGGGCCGTGCTCCTCGGCGCGGTCGTCCTCGCCGCCGCACTGTATGTGTGGCTCGCCGGCCGCCCACGACGGCGAACGGCGGATGCCGCGAAGCCCGCCGATCCGAAGCCCACCGAGCCGAAGCCCACCGAGCCGACGTCCCCCGCGGAGACGCGCACCGACGCCCACACCGGCGGAGGTGGCGAAGCCGACAGCGACAACGACGGCGGTCCCACCACTGCTGCCGCCACCGACACGGAGGTGCTCGCCCTCCTCCGTCCTTGA
- a CDS encoding SpaH/EbpB family LPXTG-anchored major pilin, protein MNHSIRNRRAGRWAAAAGAAALALVGAVAAAAPAMAATPYDLPDGPGSLTIHKFEQPSPAGAANDSGEPIDTTGLVALGNVEFTVYPITDIDLTTEAGWDLANDYAADPSLATALGTPIVLTTAADGSTPTQSLPNGAYLVVETDSSGATLPDGSPANVILEAAPFVVTVPVPLGNGEWNSDVNVYPKNSLTQVAKTVDDPDGSGLGSTVTWSIEATVPALPDGESFTEFHFVDTLDGRLEYTAPARLTLDGTPLTFTETHVGADAEGLGGTVTVTLDAASLAALEAAPGGSLVLELDTIVRGTGDIPNTGTVFINEPTTGNGTDTNTVNTYWGAVEILKHAEGDVNAVLTGAVFSVYPTEADANAGTNAIVVDGETTFTTAADGTVVIPGLWAGADAAGSVTYYLKELEAPDGYITSGTPIAVVVSAASLATPVEVAVPNPQEPAISLPLTGGNGTLVLMSAGVGLVALAVGLAVLAARRRRHADATLS, encoded by the coding sequence ATGAACCACTCGATCCGAAACCGCCGCGCCGGCCGCTGGGCCGCCGCTGCGGGGGCAGCAGCCCTCGCGCTCGTCGGAGCGGTCGCCGCTGCGGCGCCCGCGATGGCCGCGACGCCGTACGACCTCCCGGACGGCCCGGGCTCGCTCACCATCCACAAGTTCGAGCAGCCGTCGCCCGCCGGCGCTGCCAACGACAGTGGCGAGCCGATCGACACGACCGGACTCGTGGCCCTCGGCAACGTCGAGTTCACCGTGTACCCGATCACCGACATCGACCTCACGACCGAGGCGGGCTGGGACCTGGCGAACGACTACGCGGCAGACCCGTCGCTGGCCACCGCGCTCGGCACGCCGATCGTCCTCACGACGGCGGCCGACGGCTCGACGCCGACGCAGAGCCTCCCCAACGGGGCCTACCTGGTCGTCGAGACCGACTCCTCGGGCGCGACGCTGCCCGACGGCTCGCCCGCCAACGTCATCCTCGAGGCAGCGCCGTTCGTCGTCACCGTTCCCGTCCCGCTCGGCAACGGCGAGTGGAACTCCGACGTCAACGTCTACCCGAAGAACTCGCTCACGCAGGTCGCCAAGACCGTCGACGACCCCGACGGTTCGGGTCTCGGCTCCACGGTCACCTGGTCGATCGAGGCCACCGTCCCGGCTCTCCCGGACGGCGAGTCCTTCACCGAGTTCCACTTCGTCGACACGCTCGACGGTCGCCTGGAGTACACCGCTCCCGCTCGCCTCACCCTCGACGGCACGCCGCTGACGTTCACCGAGACGCACGTCGGCGCGGATGCCGAGGGCCTCGGCGGCACGGTCACGGTCACCCTCGACGCCGCGAGCCTCGCCGCGCTGGAGGCCGCCCCGGGCGGCTCCCTCGTGCTCGAGCTCGACACGATCGTGCGCGGCACGGGCGACATTCCCAACACCGGCACCGTCTTCATCAACGAGCCGACCACCGGCAACGGCACCGACACCAACACCGTGAACACCTACTGGGGCGCGGTCGAGATCCTGAAGCACGCCGAGGGCGACGTGAACGCGGTCCTCACGGGCGCGGTCTTCAGCGTGTACCCGACGGAGGCCGACGCCAACGCCGGCACCAACGCCATCGTGGTCGACGGTGAGACCACCTTCACCACCGCTGCCGACGGAACCGTCGTGATCCCCGGCCTGTGGGCCGGAGCCGACGCTGCCGGTTCGGTGACGTACTACCTCAAGGAGCTCGAGGCACCGGACGGCTACATCACCTCGGGTACGCCGATCGCGGTCGTCGTCTCCGCGGCATCCCTCGCCACCCCGGTCGAGGTCGCCGTTCCCAACCCGCAGGAGCCGGCCATCAGCCTGCCCCTCACCGGTGGCAACGGCACCCTCGTGCTGATGTCGGCAGGTGTCGGCCTCGTGGCTCTGGCCGTCGGTCTGGCGGTCCTCGCCGCTCGTCGCCGCCGCCACGCGGACGCAACGCTGAGCTGA